The following coding sequences are from one Coffea arabica cultivar ET-39 chromosome 11e, Coffea Arabica ET-39 HiFi, whole genome shotgun sequence window:
- the LOC140004106 gene encoding cysteine-rich receptor-like protein kinase 3 isoform X3, which produces MGLCKTQILRCLPFQRLTRGGRLFYDGCYLRYDDYMFFNESLDAEDKTVCGVNDFGGNQSLFKANVAQLVRNMSVEAPKTDGFFKGFVNRGNLTVYGLAQCWEFVNGTSCEKCLNDSVSRIGSCPPKDEGRVLNAGCYLRYSTKKFYDNSSTTAPSGNGGGSRRVAIILAATFSAIAFLLILAFISFFARKRVMKQKREKKQLGALLQTVNKSRLNISYETLERATDYFNNANKLGQGGSGSVYKGVLPNGQAVAIKRLFFNTTQWVDHFFNEVNLISGIQHKNLVQLLGCSITGPESLLVYEYVPNGSLHDHIFVKKNVQPLSWEDRYKIILGTAEGLAFLHEESKLRIIHRDIKLSNILVDESFTPKIADFGLARLFPEDKTHISTAIAGTLGYMAPEYVVRGKLTEKADVYSFGVLVIEVICGKRNNNAISQNSFSVLQKAWKLYGTGKLGEAVEPSLQGNFIIEEASRLLQIGLLCVQASAELRPSMSVVVKMLNNQHEIAQPTQPPFINSSSSDISPLNRSGTPYFQSDSYTQSSGNDMTDSFIEAR; this is translated from the exons ATGGGACTG TGCAAGACACAGATTCTTAGGTGCCTCCCTTTCCAGAGGCTGACTCGTGGAGGCAGGCTTTTCTATGATGGATGTTATTTGAGGTATGATGATTATATGTTCTTCAATGAGAGTTTGGATGCAGAGGATAAGACTGTTTGCGGGGTGAATGATTTTGGTGGGAATCAGAGTTTGTTTAAAGCTAATGTTGCACAACTGGTGAGGAATATGAGTGTGGAGGCGCCTAAAACTGATGGTTTCTTTAAAGGATTTGTGAATAGAGGGAACTTGACAGTTTATGGATTGGCTCAGTGTTGGGAGTTTGTTAATGGGACTTCTTGCGAAAAATGTTTGAATGATTCTGTCTCTAGGATTGGTTCTTGTCCTCCTAAGGATGAAGGGAGAGTGTTAAATGCTGGTTGTTATCTCAGGTACTCAACGAAGAAGTTCTATGACAATTCCTCAACCACTGCTCCTTCCGGAAATGGAG GAGGATCTCGCCGAGTGGCTATTATTCTTGCTGCAACATTTTCTGCTATTGCTTTTTTGCTAATATTAGCATTCATCTCATTCTTTGCAAGGAAGAGAGTTATGAAACAGAAAAGAG AAAAGAAGCAACTAGGTGCTCTTTTGCAGACGGTTAACAAGTCCAGGctcaacatttcttatgaaacaCTCGAGAGGGCAACAGACTACTTTAACAATGCCAATAAATTGGGTCAAGGTGGATCTGGTTCTGTTTACAAA GGTGTTCTGCCAAATGGTCAGGCTGTTGCCATAAAGAGATTGTTCTTCAACACAACTCAATGGGTAGATCATTTCTTTAACGAGGTCAATCTGATAAGCGGCATTCAGCACAAGAATTTAGTGCAGCTGCTCGGTTGTAGCATCACAGGGCCGGAGAGCCTCCTTGTGTACGAGTATGTGCCAAATGGGAGTCTTCATGACCATATATTTG TTAAGAAGAATGTTCAGCCACTGAGCTGGGAGGATaggtacaaaattatactaGGTACAGCTGAGGGCCTGGCATTTCTTCATGAAGAATCAAAGTTGAGGATTATACACAGAGACATAAAATTGAGCAACATTCTTGTAGACGAGTCATTCACACCAAAAATAGCTGATTTTGGTCTTGCTAGATTATTCCCAGAAGACAAGACTCATATCAGTACTGCCATTGCTGGTACACT TGGCTACATGGCTCCGGAGTATGTAGTTCGTGGAAAGTTGACTGAGAAAGCAGATGTTTATAGTTTTGGAGTTCTTGTCATAGAAGTAATTTGtggaaaaagaaacaataatgcTATCTCTCAGAATTCATTTTCTGTCCTGCAAAAG GCATGGAAGCTGTACGGAACAGGAAAACTAGGCGAAGCAGTGGAACCATCACTGCAGGGTAATTTCATAATAGAGGAGGCATCCAGACTGCTACAAATAGGCCTGCTTTGTGTACAGGCATCTGCAGAACTCCGACCGTCCATGTCTGTTGTTGTGAAAATGCTGAACAATCAGCATGAGATTGCTCAGCCAACTCAGCCACCATTTATCAACTCTAGCAGTTCAGATATCAGCCCCTTAAATCGCTCTGGCACTCCCTACTTTCAGTCTGATTCATATACACAATCATCTGGGAATGACATGACAGATAGTTTCATTGAGGCCAGATGA
- the LOC140004106 gene encoding cysteine-rich receptor-like protein kinase 3 isoform X4 has protein sequence MASPLLLIMLVIFSSNIIRSLSDPRATEAALVCTNKTSSQSDRQVYVASFLAAMDAISPLVARQGYGGVVNGTGNNTVYAFGECMKDLSQTDCNLCFAQCKTQILRCLPFQRLTRGGRLFYDGCYLRYSTKKFYDNSSTTAPSGNGGGSRRVAIILAATFSAIAFLLILAFISFFARKRVMKQKREKKQLGALLQTVNKSRLNISYETLERATDYFNNANKLGQGGSGSVYKGVLPNGQAVAIKRLFFNTTQWVDHFFNEVNLISGIQHKNLVQLLGCSITGPESLLVYEYVPNGSLHDHIFVKKNVQPLSWEDRYKIILGTAEGLAFLHEESKLRIIHRDIKLSNILVDESFTPKIADFGLARLFPEDKTHISTAIAGTLGYMAPEYVVRGKLTEKADVYSFGVLVIEVICGKRNNNAISQNSFSVLQKAWKLYGTGKLGEAVEPSLQGNFIIEEASRLLQIGLLCVQASAELRPSMSVVVKMLNNQHEIAQPTQPPFINSSSSDISPLNRSGTPYFQSDSYTQSSGNDMTDSFIEAR, from the exons ATGGCTTCTCCATTGTTATTAATTATGCTAGTAATATTCTCCTCCAACATAATCAGGTCTTTGTCTGATCCAAGAGCAACAGAGGCAGCTCTGGTATGCACCAACAAGACATCATCACAATCTGATCGCCAAGTTTATGTAGCAAGTTTTCTAGCGGCCATGGATGCAATCTCACCCCTGGTTGCAAGACAAGGCTATGGAGGTGTAGTCAATGGGACTGGTAATAATACAGTTTATGCTTTTGGTGAGTGCATGAAAGATTTGTCCCAGACTGATTGTAATCTTTGTTTTGCACAGTGCAAGACACAGATTCTTAGGTGCCTCCCTTTCCAGAGGCTGACTCGTGGAGGCAGGCTTTTCTATGATGGATGTTATTTGAG GTACTCAACGAAGAAGTTCTATGACAATTCCTCAACCACTGCTCCTTCCGGAAATGGAG GAGGATCTCGCCGAGTGGCTATTATTCTTGCTGCAACATTTTCTGCTATTGCTTTTTTGCTAATATTAGCATTCATCTCATTCTTTGCAAGGAAGAGAGTTATGAAACAGAAAAGAG AAAAGAAGCAACTAGGTGCTCTTTTGCAGACGGTTAACAAGTCCAGGctcaacatttcttatgaaacaCTCGAGAGGGCAACAGACTACTTTAACAATGCCAATAAATTGGGTCAAGGTGGATCTGGTTCTGTTTACAAA GGTGTTCTGCCAAATGGTCAGGCTGTTGCCATAAAGAGATTGTTCTTCAACACAACTCAATGGGTAGATCATTTCTTTAACGAGGTCAATCTGATAAGCGGCATTCAGCACAAGAATTTAGTGCAGCTGCTCGGTTGTAGCATCACAGGGCCGGAGAGCCTCCTTGTGTACGAGTATGTGCCAAATGGGAGTCTTCATGACCATATATTTG TTAAGAAGAATGTTCAGCCACTGAGCTGGGAGGATaggtacaaaattatactaGGTACAGCTGAGGGCCTGGCATTTCTTCATGAAGAATCAAAGTTGAGGATTATACACAGAGACATAAAATTGAGCAACATTCTTGTAGACGAGTCATTCACACCAAAAATAGCTGATTTTGGTCTTGCTAGATTATTCCCAGAAGACAAGACTCATATCAGTACTGCCATTGCTGGTACACT TGGCTACATGGCTCCGGAGTATGTAGTTCGTGGAAAGTTGACTGAGAAAGCAGATGTTTATAGTTTTGGAGTTCTTGTCATAGAAGTAATTTGtggaaaaagaaacaataatgcTATCTCTCAGAATTCATTTTCTGTCCTGCAAAAG GCATGGAAGCTGTACGGAACAGGAAAACTAGGCGAAGCAGTGGAACCATCACTGCAGGGTAATTTCATAATAGAGGAGGCATCCAGACTGCTACAAATAGGCCTGCTTTGTGTACAGGCATCTGCAGAACTCCGACCGTCCATGTCTGTTGTTGTGAAAATGCTGAACAATCAGCATGAGATTGCTCAGCCAACTCAGCCACCATTTATCAACTCTAGCAGTTCAGATATCAGCCCCTTAAATCGCTCTGGCACTCCCTACTTTCAGTCTGATTCATATACACAATCATCTGGGAATGACATGACAGATAGTTTCATTGAGGCCAGATGA
- the LOC140004106 gene encoding cysteine-rich receptor-like protein kinase 3 isoform X2: MDAISPLVARQGYGGVVNGTGNNTVYAFGECMKDLSQTDCNLCFAQCKTQILRCLPFQRLTRGGRLFYDGCYLRYDDYMFFNESLDAEDKTVCGVNDFGGNQSLFKANVAQLVRNMSVEAPKTDGFFKGFVNRGNLTVYGLAQCWEFVNGTSCEKCLNDSVSRIGSCPPKDEGRVLNAGCYLRYSTKKFYDNSSTTAPSGNGGGSRRVAIILAATFSAIAFLLILAFISFFARKRVMKQKREKKQLGALLQTVNKSRLNISYETLERATDYFNNANKLGQGGSGSVYKGVLPNGQAVAIKRLFFNTTQWVDHFFNEVNLISGIQHKNLVQLLGCSITGPESLLVYEYVPNGSLHDHIFVKKNVQPLSWEDRYKIILGTAEGLAFLHEESKLRIIHRDIKLSNILVDESFTPKIADFGLARLFPEDKTHISTAIAGTLGYMAPEYVVRGKLTEKADVYSFGVLVIEVICGKRNNNAISQNSFSVLQKAWKLYGTGKLGEAVEPSLQGNFIIEEASRLLQIGLLCVQASAELRPSMSVVVKMLNNQHEIAQPTQPPFINSSSSDISPLNRSGTPYFQSDSYTQSSGNDMTDSFIEAR; the protein is encoded by the exons ATGGATGCAATCTCACCCCTGGTTGCAAGACAAGGCTATGGAGGTGTAGTCAATGGGACTGGTAATAATACAGTTTATGCTTTTGGTGAGTGCATGAAAGATTTGTCCCAGACTGATTGTAATCTTTGTTTTGCACAGTGCAAGACACAGATTCTTAGGTGCCTCCCTTTCCAGAGGCTGACTCGTGGAGGCAGGCTTTTCTATGATGGATGTTATTTGAGGTATGATGATTATATGTTCTTCAATGAGAGTTTGGATGCAGAGGATAAGACTGTTTGCGGGGTGAATGATTTTGGTGGGAATCAGAGTTTGTTTAAAGCTAATGTTGCACAACTGGTGAGGAATATGAGTGTGGAGGCGCCTAAAACTGATGGTTTCTTTAAAGGATTTGTGAATAGAGGGAACTTGACAGTTTATGGATTGGCTCAGTGTTGGGAGTTTGTTAATGGGACTTCTTGCGAAAAATGTTTGAATGATTCTGTCTCTAGGATTGGTTCTTGTCCTCCTAAGGATGAAGGGAGAGTGTTAAATGCTGGTTGTTATCTCAGGTACTCAACGAAGAAGTTCTATGACAATTCCTCAACCACTGCTCCTTCCGGAAATGGAG GAGGATCTCGCCGAGTGGCTATTATTCTTGCTGCAACATTTTCTGCTATTGCTTTTTTGCTAATATTAGCATTCATCTCATTCTTTGCAAGGAAGAGAGTTATGAAACAGAAAAGAG AAAAGAAGCAACTAGGTGCTCTTTTGCAGACGGTTAACAAGTCCAGGctcaacatttcttatgaaacaCTCGAGAGGGCAACAGACTACTTTAACAATGCCAATAAATTGGGTCAAGGTGGATCTGGTTCTGTTTACAAA GGTGTTCTGCCAAATGGTCAGGCTGTTGCCATAAAGAGATTGTTCTTCAACACAACTCAATGGGTAGATCATTTCTTTAACGAGGTCAATCTGATAAGCGGCATTCAGCACAAGAATTTAGTGCAGCTGCTCGGTTGTAGCATCACAGGGCCGGAGAGCCTCCTTGTGTACGAGTATGTGCCAAATGGGAGTCTTCATGACCATATATTTG TTAAGAAGAATGTTCAGCCACTGAGCTGGGAGGATaggtacaaaattatactaGGTACAGCTGAGGGCCTGGCATTTCTTCATGAAGAATCAAAGTTGAGGATTATACACAGAGACATAAAATTGAGCAACATTCTTGTAGACGAGTCATTCACACCAAAAATAGCTGATTTTGGTCTTGCTAGATTATTCCCAGAAGACAAGACTCATATCAGTACTGCCATTGCTGGTACACT TGGCTACATGGCTCCGGAGTATGTAGTTCGTGGAAAGTTGACTGAGAAAGCAGATGTTTATAGTTTTGGAGTTCTTGTCATAGAAGTAATTTGtggaaaaagaaacaataatgcTATCTCTCAGAATTCATTTTCTGTCCTGCAAAAG GCATGGAAGCTGTACGGAACAGGAAAACTAGGCGAAGCAGTGGAACCATCACTGCAGGGTAATTTCATAATAGAGGAGGCATCCAGACTGCTACAAATAGGCCTGCTTTGTGTACAGGCATCTGCAGAACTCCGACCGTCCATGTCTGTTGTTGTGAAAATGCTGAACAATCAGCATGAGATTGCTCAGCCAACTCAGCCACCATTTATCAACTCTAGCAGTTCAGATATCAGCCCCTTAAATCGCTCTGGCACTCCCTACTTTCAGTCTGATTCATATACACAATCATCTGGGAATGACATGACAGATAGTTTCATTGAGGCCAGATGA
- the LOC140004106 gene encoding cysteine-rich receptor-like protein kinase 3 isoform X1, translating into MASPLLLIMLVIFSSNIIRSLSDPRATEAALVCTNKTSSQSDRQVYVASFLAAMDAISPLVARQGYGGVVNGTGNNTVYAFGECMKDLSQTDCNLCFAQCKTQILRCLPFQRLTRGGRLFYDGCYLRYDDYMFFNESLDAEDKTVCGVNDFGGNQSLFKANVAQLVRNMSVEAPKTDGFFKGFVNRGNLTVYGLAQCWEFVNGTSCEKCLNDSVSRIGSCPPKDEGRVLNAGCYLRYSTKKFYDNSSTTAPSGNGGGSRRVAIILAATFSAIAFLLILAFISFFARKRVMKQKREKKQLGALLQTVNKSRLNISYETLERATDYFNNANKLGQGGSGSVYKGVLPNGQAVAIKRLFFNTTQWVDHFFNEVNLISGIQHKNLVQLLGCSITGPESLLVYEYVPNGSLHDHIFVKKNVQPLSWEDRYKIILGTAEGLAFLHEESKLRIIHRDIKLSNILVDESFTPKIADFGLARLFPEDKTHISTAIAGTLGYMAPEYVVRGKLTEKADVYSFGVLVIEVICGKRNNNAISQNSFSVLQKAWKLYGTGKLGEAVEPSLQGNFIIEEASRLLQIGLLCVQASAELRPSMSVVVKMLNNQHEIAQPTQPPFINSSSSDISPLNRSGTPYFQSDSYTQSSGNDMTDSFIEAR; encoded by the exons ATGGCTTCTCCATTGTTATTAATTATGCTAGTAATATTCTCCTCCAACATAATCAGGTCTTTGTCTGATCCAAGAGCAACAGAGGCAGCTCTGGTATGCACCAACAAGACATCATCACAATCTGATCGCCAAGTTTATGTAGCAAGTTTTCTAGCGGCCATGGATGCAATCTCACCCCTGGTTGCAAGACAAGGCTATGGAGGTGTAGTCAATGGGACTGGTAATAATACAGTTTATGCTTTTGGTGAGTGCATGAAAGATTTGTCCCAGACTGATTGTAATCTTTGTTTTGCACAGTGCAAGACACAGATTCTTAGGTGCCTCCCTTTCCAGAGGCTGACTCGTGGAGGCAGGCTTTTCTATGATGGATGTTATTTGAGGTATGATGATTATATGTTCTTCAATGAGAGTTTGGATGCAGAGGATAAGACTGTTTGCGGGGTGAATGATTTTGGTGGGAATCAGAGTTTGTTTAAAGCTAATGTTGCACAACTGGTGAGGAATATGAGTGTGGAGGCGCCTAAAACTGATGGTTTCTTTAAAGGATTTGTGAATAGAGGGAACTTGACAGTTTATGGATTGGCTCAGTGTTGGGAGTTTGTTAATGGGACTTCTTGCGAAAAATGTTTGAATGATTCTGTCTCTAGGATTGGTTCTTGTCCTCCTAAGGATGAAGGGAGAGTGTTAAATGCTGGTTGTTATCTCAGGTACTCAACGAAGAAGTTCTATGACAATTCCTCAACCACTGCTCCTTCCGGAAATGGAG GAGGATCTCGCCGAGTGGCTATTATTCTTGCTGCAACATTTTCTGCTATTGCTTTTTTGCTAATATTAGCATTCATCTCATTCTTTGCAAGGAAGAGAGTTATGAAACAGAAAAGAG AAAAGAAGCAACTAGGTGCTCTTTTGCAGACGGTTAACAAGTCCAGGctcaacatttcttatgaaacaCTCGAGAGGGCAACAGACTACTTTAACAATGCCAATAAATTGGGTCAAGGTGGATCTGGTTCTGTTTACAAA GGTGTTCTGCCAAATGGTCAGGCTGTTGCCATAAAGAGATTGTTCTTCAACACAACTCAATGGGTAGATCATTTCTTTAACGAGGTCAATCTGATAAGCGGCATTCAGCACAAGAATTTAGTGCAGCTGCTCGGTTGTAGCATCACAGGGCCGGAGAGCCTCCTTGTGTACGAGTATGTGCCAAATGGGAGTCTTCATGACCATATATTTG TTAAGAAGAATGTTCAGCCACTGAGCTGGGAGGATaggtacaaaattatactaGGTACAGCTGAGGGCCTGGCATTTCTTCATGAAGAATCAAAGTTGAGGATTATACACAGAGACATAAAATTGAGCAACATTCTTGTAGACGAGTCATTCACACCAAAAATAGCTGATTTTGGTCTTGCTAGATTATTCCCAGAAGACAAGACTCATATCAGTACTGCCATTGCTGGTACACT TGGCTACATGGCTCCGGAGTATGTAGTTCGTGGAAAGTTGACTGAGAAAGCAGATGTTTATAGTTTTGGAGTTCTTGTCATAGAAGTAATTTGtggaaaaagaaacaataatgcTATCTCTCAGAATTCATTTTCTGTCCTGCAAAAG GCATGGAAGCTGTACGGAACAGGAAAACTAGGCGAAGCAGTGGAACCATCACTGCAGGGTAATTTCATAATAGAGGAGGCATCCAGACTGCTACAAATAGGCCTGCTTTGTGTACAGGCATCTGCAGAACTCCGACCGTCCATGTCTGTTGTTGTGAAAATGCTGAACAATCAGCATGAGATTGCTCAGCCAACTCAGCCACCATTTATCAACTCTAGCAGTTCAGATATCAGCCCCTTAAATCGCTCTGGCACTCCCTACTTTCAGTCTGATTCATATACACAATCATCTGGGAATGACATGACAGATAGTTTCATTGAGGCCAGATGA
- the LOC113718639 gene encoding polygalacturonase At1g48100, which translates to MARDMKRNRNSSAYFFLLFSLILLFAFSTMSVEARKSHGQKMHRGQHKKHKNHKGNVSTPPRRSRIPAHAPASPPITESTIFDVLSFGAKGDGICDDSKAVAAAWEAACKVPGATMEFPSEFKFLIKPITLQGPCQPHLTLQIDGLVLAPSKVWSGPKSSLFQWINFKWLQNFTIQGSGIVDGQGSNWWTPSSPFDSMKRPKTFPDMKPTALRFYSSYNVTVRDIKIINSPNCHLKFDNSRGVRVNNITISAPETSLNTDGIHLQNSQDVEIHHSNIGCGDDCVSIQTGCSNVFVHHINCGPGHGISLGGLGKGGTVACVSNIIVDSIFMNNTLYGARIKTWQGGLGAVKNVSFSNIKVSDVKVPIMIDQYYCDKHICKNKTGAVAISGVKFDQITGTYSAQPLHLACSSSVPCSNVDLSAINLQPSLEFRGLRDALCWNSYGKSQAPLVPTSIDYCLLKGGSVLQKISRSHGKSC; encoded by the exons ATGGCCAGGGACATGAAGAGGAACAGGAACTCTTCAGCTTATTTCTTCCTTCTCTTCTCGCTTATTCTCCTCTTTGCATTTTCAACAATGTCCGTCGAAGCAAGGAAAAGTCACGGCCAGAAAATGCATCGTGGTCAGCACAAGAAACACAAAAACCATAAAGGAAATGTTAGTACTCCACCTAGAAGGTCACGCATTCCCGCTCATGCTCCTGCTTCACCGCCAATAACCGAGTCCACCATTTTTGATGTCCTGTCATTTGGTGCCAAGGGCGATGGAATTTGTGATGATTCCAAG GCGGTTGCAGCCGCATGGGAGGCTGCATGCAAGGTCCCCGGAGCTACTATGGAGTTTCCGTCGGAATTCAAGTTTCTTATTAAGCCCATAACACTTCAAGGACCATGCCAGCCACACCTCACTCTTCAG ATAGATGGCCTGGTATTGGCTCCTTCGAAAGTATGGTCAGGGCCAAAATCAAGTTTGTTTCAATGGATAAATTTCAAATGGCTTCAGAATTTCACTATTCAAGGTTCTGGGATTGTTGATGGTCAAGGTTCTAACTGGTGGACTCCTTCGTCTCCATTTGATTCGATGAAG CGGCCTAAAACCTTTCCAGACATGAAACCCACG GCTTTGAGATTCTACTCAAGCTACAACGTTACGGTTCGTGACATCAAGATCATAAATAGTCCGAACTGCCATTTAAAGTTTGACAACTCCAGAGGAGTGAGGGTCAACAATATTACAATCTCTGCACCAGAAACCAGCTTAAACACTGACGGCATTCACCTGCAAAATTCCCAAGATGTAGAAATTCACCACTCCAACATCGGATGTG GGGACGATTGTGTTTCAATCCAAACTGGTTGCAGCAATGTTTTTGTGCATCATATCAATTGCGGTCCTGGACATGGTAtaag CTTAGGAGGGCTAGGTAAGGGTGGAACCGTGGCTTGTGTCTCCAACATTATTGTGGATAGCATTTTCATGAATAACACTCTATATGGTGCACGGATCAAGACGTGGCAG GGTGGTCTTGGAGCAGTGAAAAATGTGTCATTTTCCAACATAAAAGTATCTGATGTTAAGGTCCCAATAATGATCGATCAGTACTACTGCGACAAGCATATTTGCAAGAATAAAACAGGAGCAGTGGCAATATCTGGggtcaaatttgatcaaataaCAGGAACTTATTCAGCTCAGCCCCTTCATTTGGCCTGCAGCAGTTCGGTTCCGTGCAGCAATGTTGATTTAAGTGCCATTAATTTACAACCATCGCTTGAGTTTCGTGGATTGCGGGATGCCTTGTGCTGGAACTCTTACGGGAAGTCACAAGCACCCCTTGTTCCAACAAGCATTGATTATTGCCTGTTAAAGGGAGGTAGCGTCTTGCAAAAAATATCAAGATCCCACGGGAAATCTTGTTAG
- the LOC140021601 gene encoding high affinity nitrate transporter 2.5-like, with translation MEVEQKPNDLSTQKFPLPVDSEHKATVFRVHSFAPPHMRAFHISWISFFSCFVSTFAAPPLLPIIRDNLNLTSTDIGNAGIAAVSGAIFARVAMGTACDLFGPRLASSSLILLTAPAVFCSSISNSPVSFLLVRFFTGFSLATFVSTQFWMSSMFTARVVGTANGLAGGWGNLGGGATQLIMPLVFSVIRDIGATKFTAWRIAFFIPALFQTLSAYAVFFLGQDMPDGNYSKLHKSGERHKDNFPQVLYHAVTNYRGWILALTYGYCFGVELTVDNIIAQYFYDRFNVNLRTAGMIAASFGLANIFSRPGGGILSDAVAKRFGMRGRLWTLWMVQTIGGLLCVLLGKVGSLGASVAVMLVFSIFCQAACGLTFGVVPFVSRRSLGIISGMTGGGGNVGAVLTQVILFRGSRFSTETGITLMGIMILCCSLPIWLIYFPQWGGMFHGPSSKGTTEEEYYMSEWSSTERNKGFHQASMKFADNSRSERGKRVESAPAPVDQGTPSPDV, from the exons ATGGAGGTGGAGCAAAAACCAAATGATCTTTCTACCCAGAAATTTCCTCTTCCAGTGGATTCTGAGCATAAGGCGACTGTATTTCGAGTACACTCGTTTGCACCACCTCACATGCGAGCATTTCACATCTCCTggatttccttcttttcttgtttcgtCTCCACTTTCGCTGCCCCACCCCTCTTACCTATCATCCGTGACAACCTTAATCTAACCTCCACAGACATTGGAAATGCTGGAATTGCTGCTGTTTCTGGCGCAATATTCGCTCGAGTCGCCATGGGAACAGCTTGTGACTTATTCGGACCTCGTCTCGCCTCATCATCTCTCATCCTCCTCACTGCACCCGCAGTTTTCTGTAGTTCCATCTCCAATTCCCCCGTCTCTTTCCTCCTTGTCCGGTTTTTTACCGGGTTTTCTCTGGCCACTTTTGTTTCAACTCAATTCTGGATGAGCTCCATGTTCACTGCTAGAGTCGTGGGAACTGCTAACGGCCTAGCAGGAGGATGGGGGAATCTTGGAGGTGGCGCGACCCAACTGATCATGCCCCTCGTGTTTTCAGTCATCAGAGATATTGGTGCAACAAAGTTTACAGCTTGGAGAATTGCATTCTTTATTCCAGCCCTTTTCCAAACATTATCAGCATATGCTGTTTTCTTTCTAGGCCAAGACATGCCCGATGGGAATTACTCAAAATTGCATAAATCAGGGGAAAGGCATAAAGATAATTTCCCACAGGTTCTCTATCATGCGGTCACGAATTACAGAGGGTGGATTCTGGCATTGACTTATGGCTACTGTTTCGGAGTTGAATTAACTGTTGATAACATAATCGCACAGTATTTCTATGACAGATTCAATGTGAATCTCCGCACTGCGGGAATGATTGCTGCCAGTTTTGGACTAGCCAATATATTTTCCAGGCCTGGTGGGGGAATCTTGTCGGATGCAGTTGCCAAGAGGTTTGGAATGAGGGGTAGGCTATGGACCCTGTGGATGGTGCAGACAATCGGAGGTCTGCTTTGTGTGTTGCTGGGGAAGGTGGGATCTCTAGGCGCATCCGTAGCAGTGATGCTTGTGTTCTCTATTTTCTGTCAAGCAGCTTGTGGTCTTACTTTTGGAGTGGTTCCATTTGTCTCAAGAAG GTCGCTAGGAATAATATCTGGGATGACTGGAGGAGGTGGAAATGTGGGGGCTGTCTTAACACAAGTGATTCTCTTCAGGGGATCAAGATTCTCCACGGAAACAGGGATAACTCTGATGGGAATCATGATTCTATGCTGCAGCCTCCCAATTTGGTTGATCTACTTCCCGCAGTGGGGAGGAATGTTTCATGGCCCGTCGTCTAAAGGAACAACAGAAGAAGAATACTACATGTCTGAATGGAGTTCAACAGAGAGAAACAAAGGTTTCCACCAAGCAAGCATGAAATTTGCTGATAATAGCAGAAGTGAAAGAGGTAAAAGGGTTGAATCTGCCCCCGCCCCTGTTGATCAGGGGACTCCAAGCCCAGATgtgtaa